The genome window CGGCAAGTGGGAGGCAAAGGACGATGCTGCCTATGCCCTGGTTTTTGAAGATGGGAATGTTGAAGCGCAATTGCAGGCGCTGGCATTGAAACGCCTGCAGGAGACGCTTGCCTTTCCCATCCCGGATGCGTGGGCAAAGGCGCTCTGGGAGTATGCACTGGATGCGGAATACATCCAGCGGCTGGTCACGGGCGGGGATTGCCGTGGGGGAGTCAGGCTCGATCTGTCCAAACCCTGGCAGGACCTGGTGCAGAACCTGCTGGAGCAGGAAGTCTTGAAGATATAGGAGGCAACCCATGTTACGTTCCATTCCCGCAGAGGAGATCTTCGATATGAACAAAGCCTTGAATTCGAACGACCCCCTGGCATACTGGCTGGCGCAAATGCGTAAAGCCGACTGGCAGCATATGTTGAAATTCGTGGATGTGAAAATTCCAGCGAAGACAAGGAAACAACTTATGGCAGAAGCCGCACTCCAGCGCTTCGAGTTCACCATCTGTGATGGACGTGGAGAAGTCTGGCAATTGTGGACCGATCTCCGCAAAGAACATCGCACGCTGGTGATCCAGTTCCGTCATTCGGAGTCGGACTGGTCTCGCGGATTGCCAGAGTTCGTTGACCTGGAGAAGAATGAACCGCTCGGCTTTGTGAACATCGCCGGGCGGTTGTTCTGTAAGGCGAAGTAAGAAAACAAAAATCAACCTGATCCCCCATGCCATTCGGTGTGGGGGATTTTATTTTCAAAAGGAGATTTGATATGCGTCCTCCCGCAATAGAAAAGTGCGGTTTCTATGAAACATCCCAAACCGTTGCTCAACTACTCACAAAATATTTCAAGCCTGCCGAGTCCGGCAGGCTGCTCGATCCTTGTGCCGGTGAAGGTACAGCAGCTTCCATTCTGGCAAAAGCATTTAACTGCCAGAGTTGGGGCGCGGAACTTTCCCCAGCCCGTGCCGCACTCGCTGCTGAAAAAATGGACCGCCTGTTCAATACACCCTGGAGTTCCTGCCATCTGACGAGTGAGTCCATCACGCTGTTGTTCCTCAATCCGCCCTATAGCCATGATCGTCTGGGTGACCAGAAACGCCTGGAATTGGAGTTTCTGAAATCCACCACACCCAAACTGATTCGCGGTGGGGTCTTAATCTACATCGTCCCGCATCCGTTGCTTCGTGATCTGGATGTGGCTTCCCACCTGGCTGGGTATTACGAGAACATCCGCATATACCGTTACCCTGACACCGGATTCAATCAGGTCATTGTGTTGGCGACCAAGCGGGTGAAATACAAGATCCCATCTCATGAGGAAGTCCATCAGGTGCAGGCTTGGGCAGATGTCGAACCGCCCATGTTGGTGGAAGTGGATGAACCGTTGTATGAACTACTTCCTGCAATTGACAAAGGATCAGGTGGACAACCCATCCGCTTCTCCCGCCTGGATTGGCAGCCGGAAGAGATCGTGGATGCCACTCAGAAACGCGGATTGCATTCTTCAAAGGAATGGTTGGACCTGCTCAATCTTTCGCGCGGCTTGGGTGAATTGAAGCAACCGGTCATGCCGCTCAAGAAGGGACACATTGCGATGCTGATGGCATCCGGGATGATGGGAACGTTGCGGTTGACCGATGAAGATGGCAAGCCAATGTTGGTAAAGGGACGGGTGGTGAAGGTTACAGAGAAGGTCGAAGAAAACACAGATAAGAAAGGACATGTGACCTCTGAAATCTTCCGCGACCGTTTCGTTTCCACAGTTGCCATCCTGCGCCAAAGCGGGATCGAGATCATTGATACCGTTGATCCGCTTTCCAAGTTCATGCATAAGTATGGGGATCAGATTGGCGCGCATATCCTGTCCGCGTACCGGCCTTTGTACAACTTCGATCCAACATCGGAAGAAACTGCTGTATTGGATACCCTTGGAACGAAGCGCAAGCCGTTGCCCGGACAGGAGAAGGCAGGGCTGTTGCCGGCACAACGGCATGCGGCAACAGCAATCGCTCGATCAATACGCAAGAATGGTGTGGGGAATATTCAAGGCGAAATGGGACTAGGAAAGACTCTTCTTGGCACAGCAACTCTCGAATTACTCAATGCCTACCCAGCCATCGTGCTCTGCCCGCCGCATCTTGTTCCAAAGTGGATTCGGGAAATCGAAGAAACAATTCCTGGCTCGAAGGCGATGGAAATCACCCGCATCGGTCGTAACGCAAATGATCCCGGCGATGTGAATGATGTACGCAGGTTCCTGCAACTTTACAAGAATGGAGAGCTTGGCAAAAAGCCCGTTGCCGTGATTGCCCATACCTCTGCGAAATATGGCGCGGGCTGGGAGCATGCTGTGATACGCAAGAAGTTTGTGGATGATGAAGATGGACGGGTATTTGAAGCTCTCTGCTGCCCGACTTGTGGTTCACCGATACAGATCGATCTACCGGGTGGCTTCGTCAAGGTTTCAACCACGTTTGATGACTTAGGCGATAAACGACGTTTTTGCGAGGCGGAAATTTCGGGCTATGAACTGGATGATCATAAACGTCTAGTGCGCGATGAGCATGGCAACCCTGTATGGGGTAAGCGAAAATGTGGAACGCCGCTCTTCCAATTCACAGGTCACCGTTGGGCAATTGCCGATTACATCGCCAAACATGCCAAGGGTGAATTCAAGTTATTGATCGCCGATGAACTGCACCAGTTCGCTGCGAAAGCCAGTGACCGGGGGGTTGCCTTCCATCAACTTGTTGAAGCCACAAAATATGCATTGACCCTGACTGGTACCTTCTTTGGAGGAAAGAGTACTTCCATCTTCTGGTTGCTCCATCGCTTGAACGCCGGCGTTCGCAAGGATTTTGCCTTCAATGATGAAAAACGCTGGGCGCGGTTATATGGTGTGTTGGAGATGACCCGCAAAAGCAAACGCGCCGAAGAAGATGTGGATGAAGATGGTTTTACAGGCAATCGACGGTATCAAAATCAGGCAAAGGAAAAGCCTGGCATTTCGCCTGCCATTGTAAACCGCCTGTTGGACACCACGATATTTCTCTCCCTGAAGGATCTTGGGCTGGCGATGCCACATTATGCCGAGGAGGTAGTGACGTTGGAGATGACCGACGAACAGAGCAGCCAATATCGTGTGATGGCAAAGAAATTGTATGACCTTGCCATCAAGAACAGGCGCTATCTCTCGACCTGGCTGCAGTGGACTCTGGCGCGCCCAAACTCTGCCTTCCGCGATGAGGTGGTTGAAGTGGATGAGGTCAATCAGAAAGGAGAAGTTGTACGCAGGAAACAATTGATGGAACTGCCGGCAGTCGTAAGCCATGAATCCATGCCCAAGGAGTCCTGGCTGGTGGATTTCTGTCGTACTGAACGTCAGCAAGGGCGTAAGGTGTTGATCTACCTGCGCCAGACAGGAACACGCGATATTCAGGATCGCATTTTGAAAGTCCTACGAGAAGGCGGGGTGCGTGCGGAAGTATTAACCAGTGGTGTCAACCCACGCAAACGAGAGGAATGGATTGCCAAGCGCGTGGTTGGTCTGGATGCGCTGGTGGTCAATCCACGATTGGTGGAGACGGGTCTCGACTTGATCGCCTTCTCATCAGTAGTCTTTGGAGAGATCGAGTATTCACTCGTGCGCCGCATGATGGCATGAATGATTGTACGTGACGTACCACAGGTTGAGGAAAGAACCTGTGAGGTCATCCGGTTAACCGAAAAGGGAAACCCGAACGGGAAAATAGCACGCCGGAAAAGGGATGAACTGGGAAACCGTTTACCAGATGTGTCGTCCCAAGACCTGAATGATATGGGCAAAACTAAACTGTTTGAAGTCCAGTGGTAAGTTGGAGACTATTCCTCCCTTGACACAACGGTTGAGGTCAAGCCCCGACAGCAGCATCTTGTAGAAGCTGAGAGTTGCGAAGTCCTCCTGTCGGGAACGATGGTCAGTGAGACCTATCAAACCACGAAAAGACACCCTACGTCATTCTGATAACGTCATTCATGACTGTACTGCGGGATCGCCTGCGGGGCGCGAGCCCTATGGCGACGGAAACTCCATAGTAGTCGGTGGTGTAACGACCACCCAGGGAGGTCGGGAAAGCCGACCGCAGGGCGAAGGGAGTTAGGAACTATCGCTTGTAAAAAGAAAATGGAGGTATGCGCAATGCAGAAAGCCGAACAAATTCTACAAGCAGTGCAAAAGATGGGTGAAAAACGTATTCCCCTGACGCGGGTCTATCGAAGTCTGTTCAGTGAGGACTTGTTTCTCGCTGCCTATGACAAGATAGCCCGCAATCGTGGCGCTTTGACTTCGGGAAGCGATAGCGAGACAGTGGATGGAATGAGCCGTGAAAGAATACAGCGCATTATCGTACAACTGCGTTGTGAACAGTTCAACTTTCGTCCTGCCAGACGCATTCAAATCCCCAAGAAAAGCGGAGGGACACGCCCGCTTGGTATTCCGAACTTCACGGACAAACTGGTGCAGGAAGTTCTGCGGATGGTGCTGGAAGCCTACTATGAACCCCGATTTCGGGACAGTTCACATGGCTTTCGCCCCGGACGCGGATGTCATACGGCACTGGCAAATCTGCAATACAAGTTCAAAGGCGCGGCATGGTTCATCGAAGGCGACATTCGCGGATGTTTCGATAACATCGACCATGAAGTCCTGATGGCAATTCTCGCAAGAGACATTCAGGATGGAAGATTACTCAACCTCCTGCGGATGGGACTGAAGGCAGGCTATTTGGAAAACTGGCAGTACAACCGCACGTACAGCGGTACTCCACAGGGCGGTATTCTCAGCCCGCTGCTGGCAAACATCTACCTGCACGAACTGGATGCTTACATCGAAGATGTGCTTATCCCGCAGTACACACGCGGGAAGAAACGCGCTGACAATCGCGAGTACGGTAACTTAGCGTATGCCATCAAGTGTGCGCGAAATGCAGGCGATCAAAAGCGGGTTCAGGAACTTGAACTCCAACGCCGCAAACTCCCGTCTCAGGATGTGCATGACCCGAACTTCCGAAGGCTGAAATACATTCGTTATGCAGATGACTTCATTCTCAGTTTCATTGGGACGAAGTCCGAAGCAGAGGAAATAAAATCAGCCATCAGCGTGTTCTTGAAAGAAAAGCTGCATCTTGAAATGAGCGCATCCAAAACCCTCATCACACACTCGCGCACCGAACACGCGCGATTTCTCGGGTACGACATCAGCGTGTACCACGCAGACGACAAAATCTCACCCCGAAGCGGGACACTCACCAAAACCCGAAGTGTAAACGGATGTATCAGGTTGGGCATCCCTTATGGCAAGGTTGACGAGCTGGCAAAACGCTATATGCGCGGCAGAAAGCCCATTCACGAAGCTGGATTACTGGCGTTCTCGGACGCTCAAATCATCGATGTCTACCAGCAGCGTTTTCGTGGTGTGGCTGAGTACTATAAATTCGCTACCGACAGGAAGGCGTTACGCAAGCTCAAGTACGTCATGGAAGTTTCATTGACAAAGACACTGGCAAACAAATTCAAGTCCACTGTTGCCCGTATGTACCAAAGATACGGCGGAAAACGCACCGTGCAAGGATTTACCTACAAGGTTCTGGTTGTGGAAGTGCCAACCAAAAACGGAACACGGTATATCTACTGGGGCGGTATTTCCTTGAAAGTAGTCAAGCCCGGCACAGAAATTCTTGACGACAACAATGGACGGCGAAATGTTGCATTCAGTTCACGTACTGACCTTGTTCAAAGGCTGCAAGCCAACGAATGTGAAATCTGCGGCTCACAGGAAAATTGTGAAGTGCATCATGTTCGGAAACTGGCTGACCTGAAAAGCCGTTGGCGCGGACGGAAGGAGAAACCCACCTGGGTGACGACGATGATTGCGATGCAAAGAAAAACGCTGGTGGTGTGTGCGAAGTGCCATGTAGCAATACATACAGGGAAACCGTTACCCGCTCGAAGCACTTAAGTTCTGGAGAGCCGGATGATACGAAAGTATCAAGTCCGGTTCGGAGAGGGGTCTGTGGAAAAGTGTCCGCAAGGATAACTCGCCACATTCCTACTCTACTATACGTTATGGCAGGCTGTGCGCAGGGTGTGGCGGCTTGGACAAACCAAACCGGTGAAGGCAATCTTCTCGGTCTACGGCGAAGCGATGGAGGCAAGAGCACTGGCATTGATGGGCCAGAAAATGAAGGCAGCGCAACTCCTTTATGGGGACGAGGTCGGGGGCGCTATCGTTCCGGAAGAAGACGGCGACATCCTCATGAAGTTGGCACGTGAAGCCTTGGAGTCGGCTGATCTTCCAGATCTGCAATCGCTGTTTGCCGATGAAGTAGTGGTTTCCAATTCGCCAATGGGTTGCCCGACAGTTCCAAGTGCGCCGTTACCCGTTCCAGAAATACCTAAGACGGTTTCCTGGTCTGACTGGATGACCAACAAAGGTGTGGTGGGGAGGGCGGCAAGTCGAGTGCGTTCCAGGCAGGTGACACAAAATCAAGTGTCCCTTTTCTAAGCCCTGCATTCTACAGTCGCAATAAGATATGGAGAATGCAGGGAAACGACAGCAGTCCGGGTGGGCAGCCCGGACTGCGCTATCCTATGATGGAGGTCAAGATGGAAAAACAACCAAGATGCAAAAAATGTGGTCGGCGGTTGAAATCTCCCCTGAGCATTGCTATCGGCATGGGTCCCAAGTGTGCAGGGATTAGGTCCACATCTGGGAGAAGTGTTCGCGTCCAGAGCAAACCAAGTTCTCGCACAGCTTATCCTGATAAGACGCTAGTCCAGGTGCAGTCACCCTTCTTCACGGGTGAACTGCCAAAGAAGGGATTGAGCAAGAGAGAGTTGTTCCGCAGACGCAGAGAGGAACGCCGACGCTTGTTCGAGACCAGATTGCCATTCCAATGCGGATTGGTGATGCCGGCGAGGAAGCCGCTGGTATACACACCACTGGAAGATGGCTCATGGCGGGAAGACTATAGTGGAAGGGTGATCTCGCATGAAAGGTTGCAACAATACTTGGTGAGGTATAGGTTTATATAGACAGTTTGCCCCTGATTTGTTGAAAATCAGGGGTTTTTTGTTTTAACGTGCAGCCGGTAAATGGGGAAAAATATGATGCCTAATGAAAGTGACGCAACGGGGTATAGTGTTTTGGATGGTGTATATAGCTCAAGAAATAAATATTGTCAGAATAGTTCGACAAAGAAAGACGATGCGCACCAATACACTACCGAAACCTCCCTGTAAAAAGATTTAACAAGCCATCGATTGGAGATTGATTACTATTGTTATGATTTGCCTACAGTCTAGGAAATCACATTTTTCCGAGTCCACTCTTCATAGAGTTGAGCAGCCAGTGGGATATGAGATTTCATATATAAATAATCCTCACATTTTTTTGAAACAGACTCGCGTCCCCAATTTGCGTTACGTTGATCACTTAGATGTGCCCCACACCACTTGATAGCTGCCGTTTGCGCGGTTTCATTCTGAATTTGACTTAGGGCACACATCGCAAGATAATCAATCGGAGTTCCCTGTTCAGAGGGGAAAGCTTCATATTTTTCTGTTTCATCGCTTTCAAGTTTTTTTATTAGCGACTGGACGGCAGCTGATGAACCGATGCTGCCAAGAGCGGAGACAGCTTTAGAAACGATAAAAACATTGTCAGAATAGAGCTTGCCAATCAACACAGGTACTGCTTCTGTCGATTTGATTGCACCCAACGCCTGGATCACTGCCATTTGTATTTCGTCATTTGCATTTGTCAGCAACGCGATAAACATATCATTTGCTTCGCTACACTGGATTTCCGCTAACGCGTTTATCATCACGATCTTGAAATGCTTGTTAGACGAGTTGGTAAATGCATCCAATAGAGACTTTTTCGTAGAACTGTTCTCTCTATGCTGCCTCAGTAAGGAATAAAATCTGAAAGGTGCATCGCCCCAGTTTGGTGTGCGCAGTGGTTTGGCGTTTTGATGCGAGAATTTGCGCACGCCATAACGAAATAGATTTATCAGTACAGGAACGATAGCTGGACCTGCAATCTGTGCATGCGACCAGAGTGTTTTACCGTCATCATGATCATGCTGAAAAAGCAGGGTGTCTCGCCACAGGGCATTGATCGTAGGTTCGCGGAATTGGAAAGCTGCTACCATCATGGCTATCAGCCTAATATCCCGATCGTTAACTTTCAAGAGGGACATCAATATGGGCAAGGCACGTTGATCTCCAATTTCACCAAGTGCCAATATGATATAGCGTTTCGAAGTTTGTGCGGTATCTAATTTCTTGATTAGAAGCTCGACCGCATTAGTGCCAAATTCCGCAATAATCTTTACCAGATCGAGATTCACATTTTCAACATAGTTCTTTTCAATTGTTTCAAGTATCTCATCTATGCAAGATGGATCATCGCGGAGTTCGCGAAGGAGTTTGGCAGAATCCGCACTGCGTTCCTCACCTCCAGAATGGACATCCAGCATATTGGCGATAAGCCGGTTGTATGTGGCGAACCTGATCTCCTCCGATATATTGTCAATACCGCTTACGATGCATTGTGCTGCAAGGTATGGATCAACAAGAATCAATTTCTCAATATAAACAGACGGGTTTGGAATTAGACCACACAAGGTTGTGGAGATGGAATCCTTGCCGGGGTCCAGCCGATTCCAGTAGCTGGAGTGCCAACCAGTTTTTGATCCTTCGATGATCGTATCCACCGGATATCTCGAATTGTTCAATGCTGCAAAATAGTCAGACCAGACACCTGGTGTGAAACGGAATGCCTTGCCGTCACGCTTGATAATGTGTGCTTGTTCTGCTAGCCGCAGGACAGACTCTGCCCGGTTTCGGCGAATTTTCAGGAGCTTTTCAATCCTGTTGGATATCCAGTAAGGTGTGCTTATAATGTAATAAAGAATAGTAATTGGCAGGAGAACGAACCAGCGCAAGAAACTTGGAACTCTTTGTGCGCGATCAGATACATCAGCAAGTCGCGAGTAAAGCTTTAATTGAGACTTTCCCCACCAACCCAACGGTTTACCCCACATGGTTTTTGTTCCCAAGATATCCAGCATTTCGGAGTAAGCAGCTTCCTCGCCATGTATTTCGCGATAAAAGGATTGAGCGGGATATTCCTTTGACGGGTAATGGCTGCTCGCAAGCTGGGCAAATGCGAATTGGATCTGTTGCAAGTCAATCCAATTCTTATTTCCTAGTTTCTCCTGTGTCCACTGCACATTGATCAGTTTCTCTAATAGAGTTCCAATATTGCGAGGCAGTTGATCATTAGATTTCTCAAACACCTCGATAAGACCGTCGAACGAGAAGGGATCAGATACCAATTCGTTAAGCGAACTGGCATTTCTTCGATTAGAATGAATCTGTTCCCAGAATCGCAAACAACGTTCGTTTCCCAGCATCTCCCTCGCAAATTCATTCGCTTGTTCGCTTTCCAGACGAACGAGCGATTTGCGCATTTCCTTTCTCGCTAACTCTTTTTGACTTGGGCCTGGAGGATCAGGAAATAGCAGTTCGCTGACATATTTTCCTGCATCCAGGGCACCTCGAAGTGCAGTGAATAGACCAAGCACATAAAGAAAAATCGCCAAAATATGATTTGAGCCTTCGGGTAGGAATGCTATGTAATACCGATTAATACCCCAGATGATGAAGGTGGTAACAACAATGAGCAGGAGGATGTTGCGAAGCCGCTTTGACATGGTCAATTTCCTATCTGACTTTTGATGCAGATATCTTGTTTTCCTTACTGGCATCTATAAGTATTATGTTGGGGGCACTTTTGATTCGTAGTTTTCTCAAAATATCGTAGACTTTACTTTTCTCTTTTTCGTTGAAATAGAGAATGACCTTTATAGCATTCTTCGTATTATTTGCTCTTTTATAAATCTCTACCTGGTTTTTGAGATTAGCCTCAAGTTTGGTATTCCTTGCAAGTTTAAATTCCACGACAGTCGTATCTTTGCTGCCTTTAGAAACTTTATAGTCAACAGGTCCGCGTCCGTTATTTACTTCGCGATTTACATCCAAATCAGTGGCGAACCAGGTCAATCTGTATAAGATTTGCAGATCGTTTTCGTTCTCAATCGGTTTGCCTTCGTGATACAAATATTTGTAACCATCCTTGTTCTCAATCACATCTTTCAGGAATTTGACTCTTTGCAGTGACTCTTCGTAGGTTCTGCCCTTACTATTGTAAAAACCTGACTTTTTCAGCAGGTCTTCAGAAAGCGCTTGTATTTGCTGGATGTATTGAAACTCTGCTTCCTTCACTTTATAAGTGCTACTAGTATTTGCGCTGTCTCCGTTTTGCTCTTTATATCGAATATAGTAATCTAATAGCTGAGGAAAGTTGTTAACAGTCTGAAGTTTTGCCTTATTGATATCTTTTTTTGTTGGATCTTCTGGGAGCAAGGACTTGAAATAATTATCGATTTGTGCTCGGAGCTGGGCATTAGGGATAGCTTCTGGTATATCCTCAAAGTCGTCAAATAGATCCTCCTTGTTTATCCACAGATCATGACGGGTTAATAGATTCTTAGGTGTCAGAATCACATAATCATTATTTATGTAGGGCAGGGTGAATGTTCTTCGCTCCCATGATTCTGTGTTGTAATTGAAGACTACTTTGTTGACTGCAATCCTTTTTTTATACTTTCGTGGAAGGTATTTAACTGCAAACTCTTGTGTATATTGCAGGAGAAAGTTCTTAATAAGGTTCGTGGTGAAGTCACTAATTTTGTCGCGCCCAACTCCTCCCTTGATGAGACATAATTTTTCAAGATGACTTCCCTTGGTGATCTTCTCGTTTCCAAAACCTGAAAATATCTTGTTTAGGTTGGCGTGTAATGAATAAGCAAAGTCATCTCTTAACCCGGCCCCCTTATTACCCGAAACTGAAAAACCGAGCCAATTTTGCTTTACTTCAGGGAAAAAATACCATGCTTGCAACAATCCGTCATCCAAGTTGATGTCTGTTGATTTGTCACGTAGAAATCTCACATACTTAATGATCTGATTATGAAGCTCTTTATACTTAGGCTTTCGACTGTGAAAAAGCAGGAAGGGATCTATGAACAGGGGTAAATCATTAATAAGCGATATGTTGAAAGCACCATATTTTTCCAGCACTTTAGGCGAAATTTCGAAATAATCAGAAAAATAGATTTTCATTTCATTCCCTGCTGCAATTTCCTGTGTTTCATGAAGTATATGATAGACCTGTTCTCTGCATCTAGTATTCTCTGAGGTATGCGTGCCTTACCAATAGATTGCCACGAACTCAGAATCGATGAAACGATCCAGGGAAGTTGTATCAGCCGCGGCACTTTGGGTAGACGGAAACGGCGTACTATTGCCAGTTATATCGATCCCGGCATCTGCTAGTGCAGCCTGTCGAAATTTCGCAAATAGAAGTGAATCCTGGTTAAAGTGAAAATTGCTGGCTAGATACGCAGAGATGGCTTTGAATGCTTGAAGTCTTACTTCCTGATTGCCGAATGAACTAGAATGCTGATCTGCCAGCAGCCTGATTTCATCCTTGTGCTTTGTCGTGAGTTTAATTTGAAAGTGTTCGGCTATTAAGTCAGCATATTTGACCAATGCATTATGCATCAGTTGCTGTTTTGATCTAGCCGCCGGTTCTGTCTGATTCGAAGCATTGGTAGTAGCAAGCGCAAATATTCCTGCTATATCGACCTGCTTCGAAAACCCGGGAATGACAGACTCAAGGATATGTGCCAACTTAACTGGAGTCCAAGTAGTCTGTAGCCCAGTCTGACCCATCCTGCAAAGAATACGGTAACGTGCATTAGAAAATAGAATCCGCCTAATATCTTTCCAGAAAAGGGCTTGCTCTGCGACTCCCACCACGAAAACCGGGTGGGTAAGAGGCTGATCTTGAGAGGGTAAATCCCGTAGGAGGAGGCGGTTTATGATCCACTCCTTATCATCAAGTTCTATTACACAATAATCAACAACCTTGCCGCGAATTGGGACAAGTCCAGCCAGAAGTTTCTCCAGAATACGACCGACAGATTTCATTTGAACGAGCTCGCCAGCCACATCTAATCCGAACAGGTCAGCATTTTCTTCCAGGATTTCCAAAATGGTAGAAGTAAAAGTACTTGCACGGAATATAGGATCTGCATCCAACTCGACTTCCAACTCAAACAATTTTCCCCGTGAAAGGTTTAATGGATCAATCACCCAATAGCCGTCGGCAGATGTTTGGACAGTCGCAAGTAACTCATCCATATTATGGATCTTCGGATGCTCAAGATCTCCTGGTATAGGTCGGATACTAAGCGACTCTAGTTCACTTTCATACAGTTGCTTAAATGTCGCTTGGACAATGGATTTCCGAACTACTTGAGTTCCACTGGTCTGATTATTCATGATCCGCGAATTCAATTCAGCCTTTGCAACTCCAACCCCTGCGCCCACCGAACTCCCAACCTCGCTTTGCCATGAAGAAGTATCAGTATCTGTAAATTGTTCTGCAATAGGACCGAGTGTGGAAGCAACTAGACTATAAACACTTACCTCATCGAGGTAGACAAATTCCCTCAGGCTGCCCTTTTCAATATTGAGCTTATCCTTCTTTCTCCATTGACGAATCCGAGCCGGAATGCGCTTAAGGAAGTTCATTTTGAATTGCCTTTCGTTGAAAGTTTAGCGGTTCGGCGCCTTTGTGCTGCTACTAACTCGAAGCCTCCAATGTAGTCCTCAGGCAGAATGATAGACCTGTCGTCCGCTGCAGCCAACAAGCCCGCCTCGGTCCATATCGCGGCTAAATCTGCTGCCGACCACCCTTCGGTTTTCTGTGCTACCCATGCGTGTGGAAGATTATCTGAAATATTGAATCGTTTGGTCGCAACCTGAAGAATCAACTCGCGATCAAGACGATTTGGAAGCGGAAAATTGATCTCCCAATCAAACCTGCCTGGACGACGTAAAGCGACATCAATATCTTGCGGTCTGTTGGATGTTGCAATCACAACAATGTTGTTTTTTGTAAATCCATCCATAAGGGTTAGAAGCTGGGCGACCACGCGACGTGAAGCCTCATGCGATTCGTCAGCACGCTGACCAGCAACACTGTCAATTTCATCGAAAAAGATAATTGCCTGTTCCTGTTGTTCTGCATCTTCAAATATCTTGCGGAGTAGCTCCTCGCTTTGTCCATACCACTTGCTGAATATCTCAGGACCACTAATTTCATAAAATGCTGACTGCGTGCTGTTCGCAATAATTCTTGCTAACATCGTTTTCCCAGTGCCGGGTTGCCCAGTAAACAGAACGCCTTTAATTGGGCGCGTTCCAATAGTTGTCAGGGCAGCCTTATGCTTAAGTGGTACTTCTATAAGCTTCCGTGCCCGTTCAACTACATCATGGAGTCCACCAAAATCATCGAACGTGACTTTGATTGCTTCCTTTTCCAGCCTGAATTTTGAAACAACCGCGTCGTCGATAGCAGGTAACTCAATATACTTAATGGGCTCTTTTGACAGAACACGCATGACGCCAGTTGAGATCATCGCCTCAACAGTGTTCCCTTCACTACAAACTGTTTGGCTTGTGGGAATCTTAATCCACCGACCGCCGGCATCAACAATAGTGATGTCTGGTAATCTCAAACGAACAACGCCAACAAATGACTGATCTGGCCAAAGACTATCTGGAGCAGAGTCAATAAAGTTCGTGTTGATGCCGACAAAAACAATGGACCCAACTGCATACTCAAATGGTTCTTCATTAACCACAGTAGTAAAAGTTCCGTTTGGAAATTCCAGATACAGGCGACATCCACTGTCATCTATTGCACGAATCTTCGCTATATTGCTTACTGGGTTGGCT of Anaerolineales bacterium contains these proteins:
- a CDS encoding DUF6094 domain-containing protein; protein product: MRPPAIEKCGFYETSQTVAQLLTKYFKPAESGRLLDPCAGEGTAASILAKAFNCQSWGAELSPARAALAAEKMDRLFNTPWSSCHLTSESITLLFLNPPYSHDRLGDQKRLELEFLKSTTPKLIRGGVLIYIVPHPLLRDLDVASHLAGYYENIRIYRYPDTGFNQVIVLATKRVKYKIPSHEEVHQVQAWADVEPPMLVEVDEPLYELLPAIDKGSGGQPIRFSRLDWQPEEIVDATQKRGLHSSKEWLDLLNLSRGLGELKQPVMPLKKGHIAMLMASGMMGTLRLTDEDGKPMLVKGRVVKVTEKVEENTDKKGHVTSEIFRDRFVSTVAILRQSGIEIIDTVDPLSKFMHKYGDQIGAHILSAYRPLYNFDPTSEETAVLDTLGTKRKPLPGQEKAGLLPAQRHAATAIARSIRKNGVGNIQGEMGLGKTLLGTATLELLNAYPAIVLCPPHLVPKWIREIEETIPGSKAMEITRIGRNANDPGDVNDVRRFLQLYKNGELGKKPVAVIAHTSAKYGAGWEHAVIRKKFVDDEDGRVFEALCCPTCGSPIQIDLPGGFVKVSTTFDDLGDKRRFCEAEISGYELDDHKRLVRDEHGNPVWGKRKCGTPLFQFTGHRWAIADYIAKHAKGEFKLLIADELHQFAAKASDRGVAFHQLVEATKYALTLTGTFFGGKSTSIFWLLHRLNAGVRKDFAFNDEKRWARLYGVLEMTRKSKRAEEDVDEDGFTGNRRYQNQAKEKPGISPAIVNRLLDTTIFLSLKDLGLAMPHYAEEVVTLEMTDEQSSQYRVMAKKLYDLAIKNRRYLSTWLQWTLARPNSAFRDEVVEVDEVNQKGEVVRRKQLMELPAVVSHESMPKESWLVDFCRTERQQGRKVLIYLRQTGTRDIQDRILKVLREGGVRAEVLTSGVNPRKREEWIAKRVVGLDALVVNPRLVETGLDLIAFSSVVFGEIEYSLVRRMMA
- a CDS encoding reverse transcriptase domain-containing protein, coding for MQKAEQILQAVQKMGEKRIPLTRVYRSLFSEDLFLAAYDKIARNRGALTSGSDSETVDGMSRERIQRIIVQLRCEQFNFRPARRIQIPKKSGGTRPLGIPNFTDKLVQEVLRMVLEAYYEPRFRDSSHGFRPGRGCHTALANLQYKFKGAAWFIEGDIRGCFDNIDHEVLMAILARDIQDGRLLNLLRMGLKAGYLENWQYNRTYSGTPQGGILSPLLANIYLHELDAYIEDVLIPQYTRGKKRADNREYGNLAYAIKCARNAGDQKRVQELELQRRKLPSQDVHDPNFRRLKYIRYADDFILSFIGTKSEAEEIKSAISVFLKEKLHLEMSASKTLITHSRTEHARFLGYDISVYHADDKISPRSGTLTKTRSVNGCIRLGIPYGKVDELAKRYMRGRKPIHEAGLLAFSDAQIIDVYQQRFRGVAEYYKFATDRKALRKLKYVMEVSLTKTLANKFKSTVARMYQRYGGKRTVQGFTYKVLVVEVPTKNGTRYIYWGGISLKVVKPGTEILDDNNGRRNVAFSSRTDLVQRLQANECEICGSQENCEVHHVRKLADLKSRWRGRKEKPTWVTTMIAMQRKTLVVCAKCHVAIHTGKPLPARST